A window of Streptomyces sp. SAI-127 contains these coding sequences:
- a CDS encoding (2Fe-2S) ferredoxin domain-containing protein, with protein MPSTPRTSLIGSASCTVVVCRGCCCGDGRKHPGTDHAWQLELLRAGAAEHGFQVRTTDCLGPCDQANVIVVRPSAAGRRAGGRAAWIGFVMDDGGTEEVVQWAAAGGPGVAEPPLTLELQFIEPPREARVRSRRRR; from the coding sequence ATGCCCTCGACGCCCCGCACCTCCCTGATCGGCTCCGCCTCCTGCACCGTCGTCGTCTGCCGGGGCTGCTGCTGCGGCGACGGCCGCAAACACCCCGGCACCGACCACGCCTGGCAGTTGGAGCTGCTGCGGGCGGGGGCGGCCGAGCACGGCTTCCAGGTCCGTACGACCGATTGTCTGGGCCCCTGCGACCAGGCGAACGTCATCGTCGTGCGGCCCTCCGCGGCCGGGCGCCGGGCGGGTGGCCGGGCCGCCTGGATCGGGTTCGTCATGGACGACGGGGGCACCGAGGAGGTCGTGCAGTGGGCGGCCGCGGGCGGGCCCGGGGTCGCCGAGCCGCCGCTGACGCTGGAGCTGCAGTTCATCGAGCCGCCGCGGGAGGCGAGGGTGCGGTCCCGCCGCCGCCGTTAA
- the rpmF gene encoding 50S ribosomal protein L32: MAVPKRKMSRSNTRHRRSQWKATTTQLVPVTIEGVTHLVPQNLVKAYERGLLRPEG; encoded by the coding sequence ATGGCTGTCCCCAAGCGGAAGATGTCCCGCAGCAACACCCGCCACCGCCGTTCGCAGTGGAAGGCCACCACCACCCAGCTGGTGCCGGTCACGATCGAGGGCGTCACCCATCTCGTCCCGCAGAACCTGGTCAAGGCGTACGAGCGCGGCCTGCTGCGCCCCGAAGGCTGA
- a CDS encoding GTP-binding protein — protein MPYDRLPVTVLSGFLGAGKTTLLNHVLANREGLRVAVIVNDMSEVNIDAALVRGGEAALSRTEERLVEMTNGCICCTLRDDLLEEVDRLAREGRFDHLLIESSGISEPMPVAATFAFARDDGATLGDVARLDTMVTVVDAANFLPELERGDELAERGLAPFEDDERTVSDLLVDQIEFADVIVLNKLDLVDAEAAARLRAALVRLNPVARIVQAEHARVDLQRVLGTGLFDLERAQQAPGWVQELNGEHVPETEEYGVSSTVFRSELPFHPGRLWDFVTEELDSGAHGRILRSKGFFTLASRPHVTGLWSQAGSVARFEPSAARDAEAPYAQELVFIGTQLEPHGLRRALTACLMAPGEDRPLLDPFPAWETYGVEDTCDHEAAEAHAHAAVS, from the coding sequence ATGCCGTACGACCGCCTGCCCGTCACCGTTCTCTCCGGCTTCCTCGGGGCGGGCAAGACGACGCTCCTCAACCATGTCCTCGCCAACCGCGAGGGGTTGCGGGTCGCCGTCATCGTCAACGACATGAGCGAGGTCAACATCGACGCGGCGCTGGTGCGCGGCGGCGAGGCCGCGCTGTCGCGGACCGAGGAACGCCTGGTCGAGATGACCAACGGCTGCATCTGCTGCACCCTCCGCGACGACCTGCTCGAGGAGGTGGACCGGCTGGCCCGAGAGGGCCGCTTCGACCATCTGCTCATCGAGTCGTCCGGCATCTCGGAGCCCATGCCGGTGGCCGCCACCTTCGCCTTCGCCCGCGACGACGGCGCCACCCTCGGGGACGTGGCCCGACTGGACACCATGGTCACGGTGGTGGACGCGGCCAACTTCCTGCCCGAGCTGGAGAGGGGCGACGAACTCGCCGAGCGCGGCCTCGCTCCCTTCGAGGACGACGAACGCACGGTCAGCGATCTGCTCGTCGACCAGATCGAGTTCGCGGACGTCATCGTCCTCAACAAACTCGACCTCGTGGACGCCGAGGCCGCCGCCCGGCTGCGAGCGGCTCTCGTACGGCTCAACCCGGTCGCCCGGATCGTCCAGGCCGAGCACGCCCGCGTGGACCTTCAACGAGTCCTGGGTACCGGCCTGTTCGACCTGGAGCGTGCCCAGCAGGCGCCGGGCTGGGTCCAGGAGCTCAACGGCGAGCACGTGCCCGAGACCGAGGAGTACGGCGTCTCCTCCACCGTCTTCCGCTCCGAACTCCCCTTCCATCCGGGCCGGTTGTGGGACTTCGTCACCGAGGAGCTGGACAGCGGGGCGCACGGGCGGATCCTGCGCTCGAAGGGCTTCTTCACCCTGGCCAGCCGCCCGCATGTGACGGGCCTGTGGTCACAGGCCGGTTCGGTGGCCCGGTTCGAGCCGTCCGCCGCAAGGGACGCCGAGGCGCCGTACGCGCAGGAACTGGTCTTCATCGGGACGCAGTTGGAGCCGCACGGACTCCGCAGAGCTCTGACGGCCTGCCTCATGGCCCCCGGCGAGGACCGCCCGCTCCTGGACCCCTTCCCCGCGTGGGAGACGTACGGCGTCGAGGACACCTGCGACCACGAGGCCGCCGAAGCCCACGCTCACGCCGCCGTGTCGTAG
- a CDS encoding nucleotidyltransferase domain-containing protein → MTAQNILLSGIVGSTAYGLAREGSDVDRLGMFAAPTETLLGLHTPKESHVTTAPDRTLHEAAKWCRLALGGNPTVMELVWLPDELYEVRTPLGDELIGIRGSFLSARRVRDAYLGYAAQQFRKLESRDGDHRTAKHARHLKRLCHQGLELYTTGRLAVRVVDPEEYHRFGDAVAADPASARSLLAHYETAFAETRSVLPDRPDEAPAEVWLRRVRAEFYDTAA, encoded by the coding sequence GTGACCGCCCAGAACATCCTGCTCTCCGGCATCGTCGGCTCGACCGCGTACGGACTCGCCCGCGAAGGCTCCGACGTGGACCGCCTCGGCATGTTCGCCGCGCCCACCGAAACCCTGCTCGGCCTGCACACGCCGAAGGAGTCCCACGTCACCACGGCACCGGACCGCACCCTGCACGAGGCGGCGAAGTGGTGCAGGCTCGCCCTCGGCGGCAATCCGACCGTGATGGAGCTCGTCTGGCTGCCGGACGAGCTGTACGAGGTGCGCACCCCGCTGGGCGACGAACTCATCGGCATCCGCGGGTCGTTCCTGAGTGCCCGGCGGGTCCGGGACGCCTATCTCGGGTACGCCGCCCAGCAGTTCAGGAAACTGGAGAGCCGTGACGGCGACCACCGCACCGCCAAGCACGCCCGGCATCTGAAGCGGCTCTGCCACCAGGGCCTGGAGCTGTACACCACCGGACGGCTCGCGGTGCGGGTCGTGGATCCCGAGGAGTACCACCGCTTCGGGGACGCCGTCGCCGCCGATCCCGCGTCGGCCCGGTCACTGCTCGCCCACTACGAGACGGCGTTCGCCGAGACCCGCAGTGTGCTGCCGGACCGGCCCGACGAGGCACCGGCCGAGGTGTGGCTGCGGCGCGTCCGCGCGGAGTTCTACGACACGGCGGCGTGA
- a CDS encoding LLM class flavin-dependent oxidoreductase, with amino-acid sequence MSSVIAATRFSVLDRSRTREGGTNAQALQDTVRLARELEGLGYHRFWVSEHHGVPGVAGSAPTVLAAAVASATDTIRVGTGGVMLPNHQPLVVAEQFGVLESLFPGRIDMGLGRSVGFTDGVRKALGRGKDDADDFAVQLEELLGWFRGTSPTGVHARPAEGLTVPPFVLAMGEGATIAARAGLPMVIGDLRSRDRMRRGIDHYRAHFRPSPWAREPYVVISGTVAVAATPEEARRLLIPEAWAMAYSRTHGTFPPLLPAERVEGLAMTEKERGLYEGGLAGHIAGTEEQVAHELETVLKETAAQEVLVTTSTYDREALLDSYRRLSTITSG; translated from the coding sequence GTGAGTTCCGTGATCGCCGCCACCCGCTTCTCCGTCCTGGACCGCTCCCGCACCCGCGAGGGCGGTACGAACGCGCAGGCGCTGCAGGACACCGTGCGGCTGGCGCGGGAGCTGGAGGGACTCGGCTACCACCGCTTCTGGGTCTCGGAGCACCACGGCGTGCCGGGAGTCGCGGGCTCCGCACCGACCGTGCTGGCGGCCGCCGTCGCGTCCGCCACGGACACGATCCGGGTCGGCACCGGCGGTGTCATGCTGCCCAACCACCAACCCCTGGTCGTCGCCGAACAGTTCGGGGTGCTGGAGTCCCTCTTCCCCGGCCGGATCGACATGGGCCTGGGTCGCTCGGTCGGGTTCACCGACGGTGTGCGCAAGGCTCTGGGCCGCGGCAAGGACGACGCCGACGACTTCGCCGTACAGCTGGAGGAACTGCTGGGCTGGTTCCGCGGCACCTCCCCGACGGGCGTGCACGCCCGGCCGGCCGAGGGCCTGACCGTGCCGCCTTTCGTGCTGGCCATGGGCGAGGGGGCCACGATCGCGGCCCGCGCGGGCCTGCCGATGGTCATCGGCGACCTCAGGAGCCGCGACAGGATGCGGCGCGGCATCGACCACTATCGCGCGCATTTCCGGCCCTCCCCCTGGGCGCGGGAGCCGTACGTCGTCATCTCCGGGACGGTCGCGGTGGCCGCCACACCGGAGGAGGCACGGCGCCTGCTGATCCCGGAGGCCTGGGCGATGGCGTACTCGCGCACCCACGGCACCTTCCCGCCGCTCCTGCCCGCGGAGCGCGTCGAGGGTCTCGCGATGACGGAGAAGGAACGCGGCCTCTACGAGGGCGGTCTCGCCGGGCACATCGCCGGCACCGAGGAACAGGTCGCCCACGAGCTGGAGACGGTACTGAAGGAGACGGCGGCGCAGGAGGTCCTGGTCACGACCAGCACCTACGACCGCGAGGCCCTGCTGGACTCCTACCGGCGGCTGTCGACGATCACCTCCGGTTAG
- a CDS encoding excinuclease ABC subunit UvrA, which produces MYDPNGSHDPYVRVRGAREHNLKGVDVDIPRDVLAVFTGVSGSGKSSLAFGTIYAEAQRRYFESVAPYARRLIHQVGAPKVGEITGLPPAVSLEQRRSAPTSRSSVGTVTNLSNSLRMLFSRAGDYPPGAERLDSDSFSPNTAAGACPECHGLGRVHRTTEQSLVPDPSLSIREGAIAAWPGAWQGKNLRDILDALGHDVDRPWRELPAEQREWILFTDEQPVVTVHPVRDADRIQRPYQGTYMSARRYVLKTFADSKSQTLRARAEGFLVSAPCPVCGGSRLRPEALAVTFAGRTIADFAALPLTELAASLVARGETARVLTDDLKSRIAPIVELGLGYLSLDRATPTLSAGELQRLRLATQLRSGLFGVVYVLDEPSAGLHPADTEALLTVLARLKAAGNSVFVVEHQLDVMRGADWLVDVGPRAGEHGGRVLHSGPVEQLAEVAESATARFLFDRSPAVERAVRSWRGRLKVGPVNRHNLRGVTAEFPLGVFTAVTGVSGSGKSTLVGEITEEREGVGRLVSVDQKPIGRTPRSNLATYTGLFDVVRKVFAGTDEARARGYGVGRFSFNVAGGRCETCQGEGFVSVELLFLPSTYAPCPDCGGARYNPATLDVTYRGRNIAQVLDLTVESAAEFFADTPAVARSLTTLLDVGLGYLHLGQPATELSGGEAQRIKLASELQRVRRAHTLYLLDEPTTGLHPADVEVLMRQLHGLVDAGHTVIVVEHDMSVVAGADWVIDLGPGGGDAGGRIVAAGTPGEVAGVEGSATAPYLARALNSGT; this is translated from the coding sequence ATGTACGACCCCAACGGCTCCCACGACCCGTACGTCCGCGTCCGCGGTGCCCGTGAGCACAATCTCAAAGGGGTGGATGTCGACATTCCGCGGGATGTGCTGGCCGTGTTCACGGGGGTGTCCGGGTCGGGGAAGTCGTCGCTGGCGTTCGGGACGATCTACGCGGAGGCCCAGCGGCGGTACTTCGAGTCGGTGGCTCCGTACGCGCGCCGGCTGATCCATCAGGTGGGCGCGCCGAAGGTCGGGGAAATCACCGGACTGCCACCCGCGGTCTCGCTCGAACAGCGCCGTTCGGCACCGACGTCCCGTTCGTCGGTGGGGACGGTCACCAATCTCTCGAACTCGCTGCGCATGCTGTTCTCACGGGCCGGTGACTACCCGCCGGGCGCCGAACGGCTCGACTCGGACTCCTTCTCCCCCAATACGGCGGCCGGCGCCTGCCCGGAGTGTCATGGTCTGGGCCGCGTCCACCGTACGACCGAGCAGTCGCTGGTCCCCGACCCGTCGCTGTCGATCCGGGAGGGCGCCATCGCGGCGTGGCCCGGTGCCTGGCAGGGCAAGAACCTGCGGGACATCCTCGACGCGCTCGGCCACGACGTGGACCGGCCCTGGCGTGAACTGCCCGCCGAACAGCGGGAGTGGATCCTGTTCACCGACGAGCAGCCGGTCGTCACCGTGCACCCGGTGCGGGACGCGGACCGCATTCAACGCCCGTACCAGGGCACGTACATGAGCGCCCGCCGCTATGTCCTGAAGACGTTCGCGGACTCCAAGAGCCAGACCCTCAGGGCGAGGGCCGAGGGGTTTCTGGTCTCCGCCCCGTGCCCGGTCTGCGGCGGCAGCAGGCTGCGTCCGGAGGCGCTGGCGGTCACCTTCGCGGGCCGCACGATCGCCGACTTCGCGGCACTGCCGCTGACCGAGCTGGCCGCCTCACTGGTCGCCCGCGGCGAGACCGCGCGGGTCCTCACCGACGACCTCAAGTCCCGTATCGCGCCGATCGTCGAGCTCGGCCTCGGCTATCTCAGCCTGGACCGCGCGACGCCCACCCTGTCCGCCGGTGAGCTCCAACGGCTGCGGCTCGCCACCCAGTTGCGGTCCGGGCTGTTCGGAGTCGTGTACGTCCTCGACGAACCCTCCGCCGGACTGCACCCCGCGGACACCGAGGCACTGCTCACCGTGCTGGCGCGGCTGAAGGCGGCCGGCAACTCGGTGTTCGTGGTGGAGCACCAGCTGGACGTCATGCGCGGGGCGGACTGGCTCGTGGACGTCGGGCCGCGGGCGGGTGAGCACGGCGGGCGGGTGCTGCACAGCGGTCCGGTGGAGCAGCTTGCCGAGGTCGCGGAATCGGCGACGGCTCGGTTCCTGTTCGACCGCTCCCCCGCAGTGGAGCGTGCAGTGCGTTCATGGCGCGGCCGGTTGAAGGTCGGCCCGGTCAACCGGCACAACCTGCGCGGGGTGACCGCCGAGTTCCCGCTCGGCGTGTTCACCGCCGTGACCGGGGTGTCGGGCTCGGGCAAGTCCACGCTGGTCGGCGAGATCACGGAGGAGCGGGAGGGGGTGGGCCGTCTGGTCTCGGTGGACCAGAAGCCGATCGGCCGGACCCCGCGCTCCAACCTGGCGACCTACACGGGCCTGTTCGACGTCGTGCGCAAGGTCTTCGCCGGCACCGATGAGGCGCGTGCACGCGGCTACGGTGTCGGCCGGTTCTCCTTCAACGTGGCGGGAGGACGCTGCGAGACCTGCCAGGGCGAGGGGTTCGTCAGCGTCGAGCTGCTCTTCCTGCCGAGCACCTATGCGCCCTGCCCGGACTGCGGCGGGGCCCGCTACAACCCCGCCACGCTCGACGTGACGTACCGGGGACGGAACATCGCCCAGGTGCTCGACCTCACGGTGGAGTCGGCGGCGGAGTTCTTCGCGGACACCCCGGCGGTGGCCCGCAGTCTCACCACCCTCCTCGACGTCGGTCTCGGCTACCTCCACCTCGGACAGCCCGCCACCGAACTCTCCGGCGGCGAGGCCCAGCGCATCAAGCTCGCGAGCGAACTCCAGCGCGTCCGCCGCGCCCACACGCTCTACCTCCTCGACGAACCCACGACGGGTCTGCACCCGGCCGACGTGGAGGTCCTCATGCGCCAACTCCACGGCCTCGTCGACGCCGGCCACACGGTGATCGTCGTCGAGCACGACATGTCGGTCGTGGCGGGCGCGGACTGGGTCATCGACCTGGGCCCGGGCGGCGGCGACGCCGGCGGACGAATCGTGGCGGCAGGTACGCCGGGGGAAGTGGCCGGGGTGGAGGGGAGCGCCACGGCCCCCTATCTGGCACGGGCACTGAACTCGGGCACCTGA
- a CDS encoding lysophospholipid acyltransferase family protein, protein MSVWLPSAPCTPGACVERTGAVMAVPRAVLRLLGVTSVLLAGIALLPVGRLIPAGAVRWWCRAVVRASGVRVRMSGATTPPGGVLLVANHISWLDIPLLAAVRPARMLAKAEIRQWPVAGWLTARSGALFIERDRLRALPDTVARIADALRGGSAVAVFPEGSTWCGRAQGHFRRAVFQAALDAGVPVQPVSLRYGLVDGGSSTAPAFIGDDSLLASVWRVVSARGLMAEVEVMDPVTPGSHPDRRSLARAAQSCSCHGRTGEHTADRHPRRSTALSLLSDGTRRGR, encoded by the coding sequence ATGAGCGTCTGGCTGCCCAGCGCGCCCTGCACCCCGGGGGCGTGTGTGGAGCGGACGGGGGCCGTCATGGCCGTACCCCGGGCCGTGCTGCGGCTCCTCGGGGTCACGTCGGTGCTGCTCGCCGGGATCGCGTTGCTGCCGGTCGGCCGGTTGATCCCGGCCGGCGCGGTCAGGTGGTGGTGCCGGGCGGTGGTGCGGGCCTCGGGGGTCCGGGTCCGCATGTCCGGCGCCACCACGCCCCCGGGCGGCGTGCTCCTGGTCGCCAACCACATCTCGTGGCTGGACATCCCGCTGCTCGCCGCCGTCCGCCCAGCGCGGATGCTCGCCAAGGCCGAGATCCGGCAGTGGCCCGTGGCGGGATGGCTGACGGCCCGCAGCGGGGCGCTGTTCATCGAGAGGGACCGGCTGCGTGCGCTCCCGGACACGGTCGCCCGGATCGCCGACGCGCTGCGCGGGGGCTCCGCGGTCGCCGTCTTCCCCGAGGGCAGCACCTGGTGCGGCCGCGCCCAGGGCCACTTCCGTCGTGCGGTGTTCCAGGCGGCCCTGGACGCCGGGGTGCCCGTCCAGCCGGTGAGTCTGCGGTACGGCCTTGTCGACGGCGGGTCCAGTACGGCCCCCGCCTTCATCGGCGACGACTCTCTGCTCGCGTCGGTGTGGCGGGTGGTGTCGGCGCGGGGGCTGATGGCCGAGGTGGAGGTCATGGACCCCGTCACCCCGGGCAGCCACCCCGACCGCCGCTCACTGGCCCGCGCGGCACAGTCGTGCTCGTGCCACGGCCGGACCGGAGAACACACGGCCGACCGACACCCCCGGCGGTCAACAGCCCTGAGCCTGCTGAGCGACGGCACGCGGCGGGGGCGCTGA
- a CDS encoding GNAT family N-acyltransferase, with translation MNGVSTLDRPPQSVAPTRYTVGLARDEDDVRAAQRLRHDVFAGEMGALLSTPEPGLDVDGFDAYCDHLLVRDTVTGQVVGTYRLLPPERAAVAGRLYSEGEFDLAPLDGIRPGLVEVGRSCVHPDHRDGAVIGLIWAGIARYMVDRGHDWLAGCCSIPLADGGALAAGTWDRVRTKYLAPEEFRVRPLLPWEPAEGTPAAHTELPPLLRGYLRLGAWVCGQPAHDPAFGVADMYVLLSMRRVNARYLRHFLSLAPA, from the coding sequence ATGAACGGCGTTTCCACCCTGGACCGTCCCCCGCAGAGCGTCGCCCCCACCCGCTACACCGTCGGCCTGGCCCGCGACGAGGACGACGTACGGGCCGCGCAGCGGCTGCGGCACGACGTGTTCGCCGGGGAGATGGGCGCCCTCCTGTCCACCCCGGAACCCGGCCTAGACGTGGACGGCTTCGACGCCTACTGCGACCACCTGCTCGTCCGCGACACCGTGACCGGCCAGGTCGTGGGCACCTACCGGCTGCTGCCCCCGGAGCGGGCCGCGGTGGCCGGACGCCTGTACTCGGAGGGCGAGTTCGACCTCGCGCCGCTCGACGGGATCCGCCCGGGTCTGGTCGAGGTCGGCCGCTCCTGCGTGCACCCCGACCACCGCGACGGGGCCGTCATCGGCCTCATCTGGGCCGGGATCGCCCGCTACATGGTGGACCGCGGCCACGACTGGCTGGCCGGCTGCTGCTCGATCCCGCTCGCCGACGGCGGCGCGCTGGCGGCCGGCACCTGGGACCGGGTGCGCACCAAGTACCTGGCTCCCGAGGAGTTCCGGGTACGGCCCCTGCTGCCCTGGGAGCCGGCCGAGGGGACGCCCGCCGCCCACACCGAGCTGCCCCCGCTGCTGCGCGGCTACCTCCGCCTCGGCGCCTGGGTGTGCGGTCAGCCCGCCCACGACCCGGCCTTCGGGGTCGCCGACATGTACGTGCTGCTGTCGATGCGCCGGGTCAACGCCCGCTATCTGCGGCACTTCCTCTCGCTCGCCCCGGCCTGA
- a CDS encoding succinate dehydrogenase/fumarate reductase iron-sulfur subunit, giving the protein MKLTLRVWRQKNADADGAMSTYEVDGISSDMSFLEMLDTLNEELILRGEDPVAFDHDCREGICGACSLVINGDAHGPERTTTCQLHMRSFSDGDTIDVEPWRASAFPVIKDLVVDRSAFDRIIQAGGYITAPTGAAPEAHATPVPKPDADLAFEHAECIGCGACVAACPNGAAMLFTSAKVNHLNVLPQGAPERETRVLDMVEQMDEEGFGGCTLAGECATACPKGIPLVSITSMNKEWLRATRKVARR; this is encoded by the coding sequence ATGAAGCTCACCCTGCGCGTCTGGCGACAGAAGAACGCCGACGCCGACGGCGCGATGTCCACGTACGAGGTGGACGGCATCTCGTCCGACATGTCCTTCCTGGAGATGCTGGACACCCTCAACGAGGAGCTCATCCTGCGCGGTGAGGATCCGGTGGCCTTCGACCACGACTGCCGCGAGGGCATCTGCGGCGCGTGCTCGCTCGTCATCAACGGCGACGCCCACGGGCCCGAGCGGACGACCACCTGTCAGCTGCACATGCGGTCCTTCTCGGACGGCGACACGATCGACGTCGAGCCGTGGCGGGCGTCCGCGTTCCCGGTGATCAAGGACCTGGTCGTGGACCGGTCGGCCTTCGACCGGATCATCCAGGCCGGGGGATACATCACGGCGCCCACGGGTGCGGCACCCGAGGCCCATGCGACCCCGGTACCCAAGCCCGATGCCGACCTCGCCTTCGAGCACGCCGAGTGCATCGGCTGCGGGGCGTGTGTCGCCGCGTGTCCCAACGGGGCGGCGATGTTGTTCACCTCGGCCAAGGTCAATCACCTGAACGTGCTGCCGCAGGGGGCGCCGGAGCGGGAGACCAGGGTCCTCGACATGGTGGAGCAGATGGACGAGGAGGGCTTCGGCGGGTGCACGCTGGCGGGTGAGTGCGCGACGGCCTGTCCCAAGGGGATTCCGCTGGTCTCCATCACCAGCATGAACAAGGAGTGGCTGCGGGCGACCCGGAAGGTCGCCAGGCGCTGA
- a CDS encoding fumarate reductase/succinate dehydrogenase flavoprotein subunit, giving the protein MTYTDYVTGEPVVDTKAPTGPVAERWDKRRFEAKLVNPANRRKHTVIVVGTGLAGGSAGATLAEQGYHVVQFCYQDSPRRAHSIAAQGGINAAKNYRNDGDSIHRLFYDTVKGGDFRARESNVHRLAQISVEIIDQCVAQGVPFAREYGGLLDTRSFGGVQVSRTFYARGQTGQQLLLGAYQALSRQIAAGNIEMHPRTEMLDLIVVDGRARGIVARDLVTGRIDTYFADAVVLASGGYGNVFYLSTNAMNSNATAIWRAHRRGAHFANPCFTQIHPTCIPRTGDHQSKLTLMSESLRNDGRIWVPKAKGDTRPPNRIPEDERDYYLERIYPSFGNLVPRDIASRAAKNVCDEGRGVGPGGQGVYLDFADAIQRMGRGAVEAKYGNLFDMYQRITDEDPYEVPMRIYPAVHYTMGGLWVDYDLQTTIPGLFAIGEANFSDHGANRLGASALMQGLADGYFVLPATINDYLARNPHQDAVTGEHPAVQEVLAETEDRLNLLLAVDGDRTPDSFHREVGELMWEFCGMARTDSGLRKALERIPQIREEFWRRIKVPGTGEEFNQSLEKANRVVDYLELAELMCLDALHRAESCGGHFREESQTPDGEAARRDDEFAYAAAWEFTGTGEAPVLHKEDLVFEYVHPTQRSYA; this is encoded by the coding sequence ATGACGTACACCGACTACGTGACCGGCGAACCGGTCGTCGACACCAAGGCTCCGACAGGGCCGGTGGCCGAGCGCTGGGACAAGCGCCGTTTCGAGGCCAAGCTGGTCAACCCCGCCAACCGCCGCAAGCACACGGTGATCGTCGTGGGTACCGGCCTCGCGGGCGGCTCCGCGGGCGCGACCCTCGCCGAACAGGGTTATCACGTCGTCCAGTTCTGCTATCAGGACTCCCCGCGCCGCGCCCACTCCATCGCCGCTCAGGGTGGCATCAACGCGGCCAAGAACTACCGCAACGACGGCGACTCGATCCACCGCCTCTTCTACGACACCGTCAAGGGCGGCGACTTCAGGGCGCGCGAGTCCAACGTCCACCGCCTGGCACAGATCTCGGTGGAGATCATCGACCAGTGCGTGGCGCAGGGCGTGCCCTTCGCGCGGGAGTACGGCGGTCTGCTCGACACCCGCTCCTTCGGCGGGGTGCAGGTCTCCCGGACCTTCTACGCCCGCGGCCAGACGGGTCAGCAGCTCCTGCTGGGCGCGTATCAGGCGCTGTCGAGGCAGATCGCGGCCGGGAACATCGAGATGCACCCGCGCACCGAGATGCTCGACCTGATCGTCGTCGACGGACGGGCCCGCGGGATCGTGGCCCGCGACCTCGTCACCGGTCGCATCGACACGTACTTCGCGGACGCGGTGGTGCTGGCCTCCGGCGGCTACGGCAATGTCTTCTACCTGTCGACGAACGCCATGAACTCCAACGCGACGGCCATCTGGCGGGCCCACCGCCGTGGCGCCCACTTCGCCAACCCCTGCTTCACCCAGATCCATCCGACCTGCATCCCGCGCACCGGCGACCACCAGTCCAAGCTCACGCTGATGAGCGAGTCGCTGCGCAACGACGGCCGGATCTGGGTGCCGAAGGCCAAGGGCGACACCCGTCCGCCGAACAGGATCCCCGAGGACGAGCGCGACTACTACCTGGAGCGCATCTACCCGTCCTTCGGCAACCTGGTCCCGCGCGACATCGCCTCCCGCGCCGCGAAGAACGTCTGCGACGAGGGCAGGGGAGTGGGGCCGGGCGGACAGGGCGTGTACCTCGACTTCGCCGACGCCATCCAGCGCATGGGCCGGGGGGCCGTGGAGGCGAAGTACGGCAACCTCTTCGACATGTACCAGCGGATCACCGACGAGGATCCGTACGAGGTGCCGATGCGGATCTACCCCGCCGTGCACTACACGATGGGCGGCCTGTGGGTCGACTACGACCTCCAGACCACGATCCCCGGCCTGTTCGCGATCGGTGAGGCCAACTTCTCCGACCACGGGGCCAACCGCCTCGGCGCCTCCGCGCTGATGCAGGGCCTGGCCGACGGCTACTTCGTGCTGCCGGCGACCATCAACGACTACCTCGCCCGCAACCCGCACCAGGACGCGGTGACCGGTGAACACCCCGCCGTGCAGGAGGTGTTGGCGGAGACCGAGGACCGGCTCAACCTGCTCCTCGCCGTCGACGGCGACCGCACGCCTGACTCGTTCCACCGCGAGGTCGGCGAACTCATGTGGGAGTTCTGCGGGATGGCGCGCACCGACTCCGGTCTGCGCAAGGCGCTGGAGCGCATCCCGCAGATCCGCGAGGAGTTCTGGCGGCGTATCAAGGTTCCGGGCACCGGCGAGGAGTTCAACCAGTCGCTGGAGAAGGCGAATCGCGTCGTCGACTATCTGGAGCTCGCCGAGCTGATGTGCCTCGACGCGCTGCACCGCGCCGAGTCCTGCGGCGGTCACTTCCGCGAGGAGTCCCAGACGCCCGACGGCGAAGCCGCCCGCCGGGACGACGAGTTCGCCTACGCGGCGGCCTGGGAGTTCACCGGCACCGGCGAGGCTCCCGTCCTGCACAAGGAAGACCTGGTCTTCGAGTACGTCCACCCCACTCAGCGGAGCTACGCATGA